The stretch of DNA acctcaatcaaataacaaaaaatatatactgtaacaattttttttatagtaattatttatataatttataaaatatatagTAATAAcaataagaatttaaaataaatttggggcCTTCAAGGCGACGGCCTCATTGCCCAAGCCTTTAGAGTCGCCCCTGCCTAGCGGTGTATGAAGTGGATGATGAAAACCATGAGAGATTATGGTTAAATCAGTAGAGACAAAAATGCtaagtgatttcttctcatcTGCTTAaaccttggtggatagagttactcGATACTTGTACTGGTGGGAGTAGGAAGAACCTGACGGAATAACTGAGGTGTGTGCAAGTGGACCCGAAATCTACTatttataaagaaaaaaaatcacgGGTATGTTGGTTCATCATTACATACCTCTtcaggaaaccagacaccaggtTTTGTGCTTCCCTCAAGAATAGCAAGGATAAATGCGGCTGTTGAAATTCCCACTGATCTGAAAAAGAAACAGTTTAAAGCTTACAACCTTTGGCATTCATTACATTCTTGCTTAGATTCGCTCAAGAAAATCACAGGGATTCGATCGTCCCACAGATAGTAACTTGACAATCAACAGCTGAAAAAGTAAGAGGTTTTTACATGGATAACTTACCGAGAAAGTCTTTTATGACTAAATATACCAATTCTGTTGTGTCCATCTGAGCATTCTAAATCCACCTGTTTCACAAAAGATCAAACTAACTTGCTGAGTTTACTGTTTGCGAGTAGGATTGGACAATCTTTAGCATTTCTCATCAGCATTAAAACTGAATGAACTTATTAGGGTTTAAGTTATATATGTAATTTAACCTCTTATAGCAGTTTATCTActcttttttttgtgtgtgtgtgtgtggggtggGGGGGATTGATCATGTTTGTTATAAATACTTACCTGTTATAACAAGTAATCTAACCTGATGGTGTAAATATTATACACTGTGAGTGCAGACAACTTAAGTACATAAACTAACGATAGTTGGTGGTCATCTTACGACTTACTCGCATTGAGACTGCCTCTCCAGCTGTGCCATCAACGGCTCGAACAACTGGATCAAATAGTTGAACCAACTGCTGCACTTTGCTTCTATCCCTCAGGAATTCCTGCAGAATTTTGTACTATGTGATTAAAACACCTATTGAGTGTGTGATATACTGTTGAAAGAAAACATAGCAAAGAGTCAACAGTATTTCCAGGCTTATTATTGGAGACATCAAGATCGAAAACATAGTAAAGAGTCAACAGCATTTCAAGGCTTATTATTGGATACATCAAGGTCAAAGCAGACAAAATGAAATGAATGTTTTATTTACAAACAAAAAAAATCAGAGCTTCGAAGATTCTCTGCTTTCTCTTTCAATATACACACTCACACTCACACTCACATAcacacaaaaaggaaaaaaagaaatcaATTAAGAACTATATGAACGGTGTCGATTCTGCTAGCTCTTACAGGTCCACTATTCGGAGAATTCATCACAGTTGACCTATTACGCTCGCAGTTAATAGACCACAATCTCTATTCAGATTTCAGACCAGCTATAGTTTGTTAGTCGCACAGGTgtagttttattttaaaatatataaagacGAATTCTGCACCCAATGGAATTTAAGCATCCAAAAACGGAGATAGCGAAGTATCAAGTTGAGAGACCTACAGGAGGAAGTAAATTTCTCATGGCAATCATTCCCCAGTTCCAGAAGAATGGATCCGTTCCAAACCGAGCACTAACAGTTGGTACTCCAAGGACCTCATGCACACTTTTCACCTCTGGCAGATTTCTGAAAATTATGATAAACTCAAAAAAGTAGAACTCAAGTGATGAAAGGCTCACACGTATTGAAGAAGCCGATAGTAAGGAAAGACAAAAAAACTGATTTATAAAACCACCCTAAAAAGGGTGATATTATAAATTAGTCTATATTCATACAAGGAAAACAGGCTCAAAGCTAGATCCTTCATATCAAATTTTCTGTTGCAAGTACTTACAGGAGGAAAACATCCTTTTTGCCGATCCCAATTCCGAAGTCAATGGTAAGCATTCCGCTATAAGgcttcaatttgatttcctctccTGGCCAAGAATTACAATTTATTGGTGAAATCATAAGTAAATACAAGTGGTTCAGGGTGGGGGACGGGGGGAAAAATCCGTTCCTACATCAGCAAAGCTGACCTTTATTATATGCAACTACATCCTCGCCAAGAAGCAAAAAGCTAGTAGCTAAAATAGTAGGTCCGGCACCACCGGTGCCTGCAGTGTAGTAATAGaatctgaaataaatatataaacatgTTAGATATGTAAAAGATGTATCAGAAAAGAAGATAAGACAAATGTGTTGACATTATAAAGCAAATTAAATTCCAGGCTACTTGATCATCTTTCAAGAAAGTTAAGTGTCATTGCTTAAACCATAGTATCAGAAGCAAACAAATTATATTTTCCGTTCTTGCTCTAGTATTGAAAAGCTGTCTCAGCAAGTACTGTTTTCGTAGTGAGTAGTCAGACCTTGAATATTTCGTTTTTATTGTCCTATTAGAATTCCACACCATTAAGTGTGTAGACTTTAGTCTCATTATATGATCTTACATAATCCTCACAACTTGAGCTAAGCATATAGGGATGAGTTAGGTCCAAAGTCCATTATCTTAACGTGGTGTTAAAGTCGGGGCCCATGTGTTGTTAGTCCACACTCCAAATGTCCAGCCTCGAGCATCCGGGAGGGTAAAATTCCACATCAGTTAAGTGTACGGGTTGTAATCTCCTTATATGATCTTTGATAATATTTTCCAGTTAGCTAGCATATGAGGTTAAATTAGGTCCAAGGTCCATTTAGTTTTGTAACCAAAGAAGGAAGCAGTCAATAAATGAAGATGTGTGCCAGTAAAATGGAAGATCTGCTGATTAATTATTTTGCATATGTATAATTTTGCGTACACACTAcgctccccagaccccacttgtgggattacactgagtttgttgttgttgttgttgcatgcACGTTGCATGAAGCGAGTATTAAATAAAACTTTGCTGCAGAGATGGAAAATTTTTGATATACCAGGGTTGACAAGAACTTAAGATGTATCATCTAACAAAAGCTCTCTTTGGAAAAATTATTAGGATGACAAGTTATTCCCTGAATGATTCAATGTTCATTCAAATCTCCGACTAAACTTGACAATGTGGTAAAATAAATAAACAAGCCCTATAATATACCAGGAAAGGTTACCTAAGCCTCTCTAATTCACCATTGCTTTCAAGTTTTGCAGTGCGAACAAGCTCCGCTGCCATCACTGTCATAGTATTAGAAAAGACAAATGTTTGAGTTCATTTGATAGAGTAGTAAATTCTAACTTATTAACATACTAACTTCCCGATACAACCCTACAAAGGGGATTGTAGATGTAATTGCAGCAGACTAATTGAAGATATAACAGTGTCAGCTTGTCAAAAGGAAAGTAATCAGATTTAGTATCTgattaattaattaacaaaataATGGTAACTAGAGAGAAGCACTTCTTGATCAAGTCCATGAAATAATAAAGCAGACTCACAGGTAATAAACAAAGTTTTAAAGGCTAGATTACCAATCTAGGAAATTACTGTCCATTAAGGCTGCAATGGATCAAACCAAGCGGAAATCGGCTCAACTCAACTTTGCTTACCAGGTGTTAAAACCTGTGCTCGAGCTATTCGAACTCTATATTTCTGCTCAAGCTCTAGAGTGACCAAAGTTGAAATGACTGAGCTTGGCTCCAATTCtcttaaaaaattaaattctacATATATGATGTTTCAAGTTCTTAATTTTATTCTCGAACCACAAAATAGTCCATACAATCTAGATATGTGTATATGCTACTTAGATATGTATATACATCAAAACATATGCATCAGAAAATCGAGCAAAGTTCTGGAGTTTTTGAAGCCGAATAACTTCTTCATATTCTAGACTAGAAATATTTGAACCTCATTAATATATTCGAACTTTATTCGAGCTCAACATTCTTTGAGTTAGAATCAACCTAAATTTACTTTGAGCTAGAACTATATGTTAAGTGATCGACTTGATTCAGCCATACTTGCCATCCATTATATTCCATCAATAGTTGTGAAccataacaaataattccataaaaGAATTAGCCGAACTAAAAGGAATTTCCATTCTAAGCTGTTCCATATAAATAAGAGATTATTGGATATTGTTCTTTTTCCGTTGTTCAAATGCACAACAATATAACATCTGTCATATAATACCGTTGCTCACTCCTGGGTAGATTCCACCGGTAGTTATGGCTGGAACATTGGCTTCCAGAGCTTTATTCATATAGGACTTTGCCCGTGTTGCATAGCTTGTGTCATCACAAACATCAAGATAGGCTGTCTGTTGAATTGACACGACTTAATTAAAAGTTTCAATCGTCTCTTTAATAAGAGGAAGAGTTTCATAATTCTGTAATCATTTCTTATAAGAAAGTTAAAAACTTGGAAGTTATGCTGATTACCTTTCTCTCACCTTGGTCCCAATGGCAGCTTCTAGTACTTTACAGTTTTCTGACTGTTGGAATGGCCCGGCAGTATGAACCACAATGTCCACATCTGCAAATTGGCTGATTGTAAGATGAATTACATTTCCCATGTTTCAGCCAATATTTGGAGTATGAAGAACATAGTGTGATTTTATACAAGTAGGatgagaagtggaatgcatcatTAACATGTAaacgaagaagaaaaaaaacaagaTCCTTCCGACATTCCCTGTccttatttcctttttctttttctggcATAAGCCCCATATTTCTTCCATCAACTATGCCAACATATAAAATCACTCGTGTGGGAGACATTCGTGCTTATACTATATCTATGCTGACCAGTGGAAGTCTAGTATATCGACTTGTCTTAGTTTACCTTACAAGTATCCAAAAGCAAGTGCCGTAGTCATATCTAACAATCATACTTTTTAACATGTTTGTCAAACAGAAATGACGTCGTACACTAAAAAATTACAAACTGAAAAATATGCTAATATAATTTTCTTTGAAGAGTATGATTGTGCTAGTTTATCTATAGTCATACAACACAGATTCCTTAACTAATCGATCAAGGAATCAGTTTAATGCAACGAATATCAGTTTACTGAGAGTGAGGTGCTAAAGTGACAGCAGGATGGTGATAAATGACAGAGGAAGAAACATTGACTTAATATAACATTTTCCTGTTAAGATAAATTGATATAGAACATAACACCATATAGCACTGCATAGGATGTTGGTCTATGTTGCTTGGACTCTCCGAATATGTCGATGGGGGCATgccggatcctccaaaagtagtgcatttttggaggaACTGACACGGGTGCAGCAGCTCTTTTGGAGAGTCCCGCAACATAGATGTTGGTAATGATGATACATACTTATCAAGATATTAACATGAAATAGACAGCTGTATTTCGTAAAGTACTTCTCAAATTCAAACTATGAAAAAAGGAAGGATAACCTGTCAAATTGGCTTCTAATGCTTCTCTGTCGTCTATATTTACTTCAGCAAATTCTGAGTTTTTCCCAAGTTTTGACACCATAGCATTCCCTTTCTCCCTATAATAATGCACAACATTTTTCTTTATTCACCAACTCCAAAACCACATTCATCAAGAAGTCCAAAATTACAACAAACAATTTTTAGAAAGAAACAAAGGAAATTCATGTAGAGAATGACATGAACTAAGAGATAGATTTAACTGTGAGATTTGGATGAAAGACATAGCCAATATTAGCGATATgttgcatgggattgtgaaattGCATTTCATATATATATGGTAACTGAACTTTAGCCACTACATTAgtaaaatcaacaacaacaacatacccagtgaaTTCCTACTAGTGGGCTctagggagggtagagtgtacgcagacctcaGCCCtcaggtagagaggttgtttctgatagaccctcgactcaggtAAGCGCAGTCACAGTAGTAAAGAAATGAATAACAAATGAAGAAAACGTTATAAAAAAGAAACAGAGGCAACAACAAGATAGTAACAAACTGGAACAAAAGCAACAACAGGTAATAATAGTGATCCTTAGCCAGAACAAGAGTAATACTAAAGCTATCGGTATGGAAGGGCCGGGCGCTATattacctactaaccttctatcctaatcctcgacctccacaaccTACTATCAAGGTtcatgtcctcagtaagctgAAGATGCGTCATGTCCCgcctaatcacctctctccaATATTTCTTAAGCCTCCTCAACAATAGTAAAATCACATAACTATTTTTTTGTTACATTAAAGTTACTGAACTTCACCAACAATAACAATAGATTCACAAAATTATTTTGTCACATTAAGGAAACTTTACCTACTATAACATGTAACTGTCACAAAACAATTTTTAGTCACATTCAATTAACTTAACTTTACCCACCGTAAAAGTAAAGTCACAAAACTATATCTTGCTATATTAAAGTAATCGCCGAGCGTCTATCTGAAACAGCCTCTCTAATTTCTCAGAGTAGGGgaaaggtctgcgtatacactaccctcctcagcCTCCACGGGTAGGATTACACtaggtttgttattgttgttgttata from Nicotiana tomentosiformis chromosome 11, ASM39032v3, whole genome shotgun sequence encodes:
- the LOC104087077 gene encoding uncharacterized protein — encoded protein: MASLGMYWNTGFKKRAVKMASSAKEINNEKQNNRVELPEKVKKSRVLILGGTGRVGGSTAIALSKFCPDLHIIIAGRNREKGNAMVSKLGKNSEFAEVNIDDREALEANLTDVDIVVHTAGPFQQSENCKVLEAAIGTKTAYLDVCDDTSYATRAKSYMNKALEANVPAITTGGIYPGVSNVMAAELVRTAKLESNGELERLRFYYYTAGTGGAGPTILATSFLLLGEDVVAYNKGEEIKLKPYSGMLTIDFGIGIGKKDVFLLNLPEVKSVHEVLGVPTVSARFGTDPFFWNWGMIAMRNLLPPEFLRDRSKVQQLVQLFDPVVRAVDGTAGEAVSMRVDLECSDGHNRIGIFSHKRLSRSVGISTAAFILAILEGSTKPGVWFPEEPEGIAVEAREVLLQRASQGTINFIINKAPWMVETNPKELGFGIYS